In one window of Helianthus annuus cultivar XRQ/B chromosome 17, HanXRQr2.0-SUNRISE, whole genome shotgun sequence DNA:
- the LOC110926339 gene encoding uncharacterized protein LOC110926339 isoform X2, with protein sequence MALRAASLLPSAISVHNEGKLTLSLKDTSFNGAFVSKNVKSDFSPLLIGTKELQRKSLLGPIRAQTATAAPSVNEAASDSKKTLRKGNVIITGASSGLGLATAKALAETGKWHIVMACRNFLKAENAAKSIGIAKENYTVMHLDLSSLESVRQFVDTFRRSGRPLDALVCNAAVYLPTAKEPTYTAEGFELSVGTNHLGHFLLSRLLLDDLKKSDYPQKRLII encoded by the exons ATGGCTCTTCGAGCAGCTTCCCTTCTTCCATCAGCAATCTCCGTTCACAATGAG GGGAAGCTGACATTATCTCTCAAGGATACTTCTTTCAATGGAGCTTTTGTTTCGAAAAATGTCAAATCTGATTTCAGTCCTCTGTTGATCGGAACTAAG GAGCTTCAAAGGAAGTCACTGTTGGGACCGATTCGTGCACAAACAGCAACTGCGGCTCCATCCGTCAATGAAGCTGCATCGGACAGCAAGAAGACGTTGAGGAAGGGAAATGTGATCATTACGGGTGCATCTTCGGGTCTTGGTTTAGCGACAGCAAAGGCGTTGGCCGAGACTGGAAAATGGCACATAGTTATGGCCTGTAGGAATTTTTTGAAAGCAGAAAATGCTGCGAAATCGATTGGCATTGCTAAAGAGAACTATACTGTTATGCACCTTGACCTTTCGTCTCTCGAAAGTGTTCGCCAGTTTGTGGACACGTTTAGGCGGTCTGGGCGACCGCTGGATGCACTTGTGTGCAATGCCGCGGTGTACTTGCCTACGGCGAAAGAGCCCACTTACACCGCGGAAGGATTTGAACTTAGTGTTGGGACTAACCATCTTGGTCATTTTCTTCTCTCGCGGTTGTTGCTAGATGACCTTAAGAAATCGGATTACCCGCAAAAACGACTCATCATTTAA